The stretch of DNA CGAGCCTGTGGAATCGCCCGGGGGGCGCCGCACCGGTCTGTTCGAGCTCCAGCTCCTGGGCGAGCACCTGCATCGCCTTCTCCGCGGAATGCGGCGGCATCACCTGGTCTATGGTATGCGCCATCGCCTCCTCCACGGTGAAGCCGCGCACGTTGATGATCGACGGGCTCACGTAGGTGAAGCGCAAATCCATGTCCATGATCCAGATATTGTCACCCGTGTTGTCGGTGATCAGGCGAGAAAGCCGTTCGTTTTCCCGAAGCCTTTCCAGCGCGGATTCACGCTCTTCCTCCGCCCGCTTGCGCTCCGTGATAACATCGAACACCGCGACGAAGTATTCGCGCGCGGGAGAATAGACCGATACGGAAAACCACATTTTAAGCGCTTCGACCCAGGTTTCGAAATACTCGGGCGTTCCCGTGAGCGCGACCCTGCCGTATATTTCGAAGATCCCCGGGTCGGACTCGCGTATTCCGGGGATGACCTCGGAAACCTTCTTCCCCTCGACATCGGACAGGCCCGTTTGTTTCGCAAAAGCCTTGTTGACCGCGAGGTAGGTGAAATCGACGGGCCGGCCGTCCAGGAATTCCATTTTGCAATAGGCGAAGCCGTTCAGCATGTTCTCGAAGAGCGAGCGGAAGCGCTCCTCGCTTTCCCGCACGGCGGTATCCGCGCGCGCCCGGGCCAGCGCGACGGCGAGATACCCGGCCAGGCGCGTCCACATGCCGATAAGCTCGGACGTGAAACGCCCCTTCCTCCGGTCATTGAGCTGCAGGAGGCCCAGGCGATCCTCTCCGGCCTTAAGCGGAATGAGCGCCACCGATTCGTAGCCCTCGCCGTTGCACCGGTTGCGCGTGCGCGTCTGGCGGTCCTTGTCGGTGGTGGTGGCGAGAAGGTCGGTCGTGCAATTGCTCCAGAAGCTCCCGTCCGTGGTGAAGAATGACTTGGACGGATCGGTACGGCCGCAGATTATATTGCCGCACATGCATTCGATAACGGGATTGCCAATCTCGTCGCGCAGCATCTGCCCTTTCAGGTCGCGGGCGCACAGGCTGTTTTCCGCGCGCAGGAATTCCGCGGGAAAGCCCCGGGCCTCGTAATAGGGGAAATCCTCCCCCCGGCGCAAACGGATCCCCACCGCCTCGCAGCCGGACTGTTCCTGGAAAAAGCTCACGGAATTGCGGACCAGGTCATCTATCCCCGCGCTCCCATTGATGAGGCCAAGGAAGCGCACCGCGATCTCGCGCTCCCTTCCCGCGATCCTGCGTTCCGTGATATCGCGGTTGGAGGCGCGCACCCCCAGGTACTCGCCGTCCCCGGCAAAAATGGGCCGGCACACGTGCGCGATCCAGCGCTCTGAGCCGCCGCGCGTGACGATGCGAAAATCCATTTGGAAGATGTTTCCATTTGTCCCGGGGCGCGTGGTGATTTCAAAATGCCGCGCCATCATGTCGCGATCGTCCGGGTGCACGATGGCGATGAATAAACCGGGGTCCCGTATGAAGTCGGCGGCGGGATAGCCGGTGATGCGCTCGCAGGAGGGCGAAATGTACACGACCGTGCCGTCGGGGGCGATCCAGTACTCCCAATCATAGGTATAATCGGCGACCGTTTGAAAACGGCGCTCGCTCAGCATTATCTCCGATTGCGCGGCGATAAGCTCCTCGTTGGCCGCCTCGAGCGCCTCGATCGTGGCCGAGAGCTCCTCGTTGGCCGCGGTGAGCTCGTTTTCATTGTTCTGGACGATACGTTTGGCCTCGTGGAGCTTGAAGGCCATTTTTATGGAGGCGATGAGGACCGTCTCGCCGGTGTTTTTTACGACATAGCCGTAGTTGGTGATCTCTTCGGTCTTCTCGACGACCTCGCGCTCGGTGTGGCTCGAGAGGAAGACGAGCGGCACGTCGCGCATCGAAAGGACGATCCGGGCCGCCCGGGTCCCGTCCATGCCGCTTCCCAGGTTTATGTCCATGAGCACGAGGTCGACCGCGGCCCCGCCCCGGACCAGCGCGACCGCCTTCTCCCCGGTTGACGCGGTAATGACGTCGAACCCGTAATCGCGGAGCGTCATGGATTCGGCCATGGCGAGTATTGCCTCGTCCTCGACGAGAAGGACTGTTTTGCGCGTAGTGTCCGGCATCGTTTAAAATCCCGCCGCGTGTGCGGCCGCCCGTGCTTGAAATATAGCCCGCCCGATATAAATTCACAAGTTAATTATTGAGGGGGGGGGCGCCGGCCCCTCGGGCGGTCCGCCGGCCTGTCAAATCGCCGCCAACCGCCCGGGTCCGCGTACGAGGATTTGATTTCTGGCGATCACGCGCATATATTCAGATACGGCAATCAGGCGCCGGCTGGAATTGCCGCGAATCCCGACGTTCGATGCGAGGGCAGGGTCGGGTCCGATGCGTTTGAATTTTACAGCGCAGCCCTTTGTACCATAGGGGCGGCGGACGTGTTGCTTTCTTCCGTGCGTGGAAACCTGCGAATCTTACAATCGGGACACCGCATGAAGAATGCGGCCTGAGTACAGGGGGTATGACATGGAATACTCCGCGTTGTCAAAAGCCGAGCTTATCCGGAAGGTGGAGCGCCTGGAGCGCATACTCGCCGGGCAAAAACGCGAAACGGGCGGTTCGACCGGGAAGAAACGTAACTATATCCCTCAGCTTGAGGTTTTCCGGGATACCGTCGACAGCATCCCCTACCCGATTTTCTCGGTCGATTCTAAATATCGCTATACCGGTTTCAACGCCGCCCATAAAGCCGCCATGAAGGCCCTTTACGGGACCGATATCGCCCCGGGCATGAGCCTGCTCGAGTGCCAGACGGTCGACGCCGATCGCGAGGCGGCGCGGAGAAACCTGGACCGGGCGCTCAAGGGCGAAACCGTGATCAAGGAGGAGTATTCGGGACATAGCGATCTTTCTCGGCGTTATTTCGAGATATCCCATACGCCGATACGCGACCCCGGGGGCGCGATCACGGGCGTATCGGTTCTGGCGCGCGACATTACCGTCGAAAAGCACGCAGGGGATGCGCGGCGCCGGAGCGCGGAACAGTACCGGTACCTTTTCAACAACATGCTGAACGGCATGGCCTACTGCAAGATGATCTTCGAAGACGGCGCGCCGGCGGATTTCATCTACCTGGAGGTGAACGCCGCCTTCGAATCGCTCACGGGGCTCAAAGACGCGGCCGGGAAAAAGGTGTCCCAGGTGATCCCGGGATTTCGCGAATCGGACCCCGGGCTCTTCGAAATTTACGATCGGGTCGCGCGTACGGGCATCCCCGAGGTTTTCGAAATGCACGTAAAGTCCCTCGACATGTGGTTCGCCATATCGGTGTACAGCCCGGAAAGGGAATTTTTCGTCGCCGTCTTCGACGTGATTACCCTGCGCAAGCAGATCGAGGCCGCCCGGGAAAGGGCGCTCGAGGCGCTGCGCGAAAGCGAATACCGATACGGCCTCCTGGTGCGGTCCCTGCCCGGCATGTCCCTCCACCTGTTCGACAGGGACCACCGGTTCCTCATCGCCGACGGCGAGGAGATACGGAAAGCCGGCTTCACGCGCGAGTCGATCGAGGGGCATACCCTGGAAGAGGCGTACCCGCCGGACGTGGCGCGGCTGTTCGCGCCGCTCTACGACAAGGCACTCCAGGGAGAATCGACCGAGCTCGAGATGGAGTTTGGCGGCATGCATTACCGGCAGAACGTCGTTCCGGTGCGCGACAGCAGGGGCAGGGTCTATGCGGGTATGGTTATCTCGCAGAACGTCACCGAGCTGGCACAGGCGGAGGCGCAAAGAATAGCGGTCCAGGAGGCCCTGCGCGACAGCGAGGAGCGCTTCAGGAGGGCGTTCGAGATGGCGTCCATTGGGGCGCTTCTTGCCTCGCCGGATAAAATGTTCAAGAATATCAACGACGCGTTCTGCGCAATGATGGGATATTCGCGGGAGGAGCTCATGCAAAAAAACTTCCTCGAGGTGACGCATCCCGACGACATGGCGGCAACCCTGGAATGTTCCAGGGCGTTGCTCTCCGGCGAAGTACGCAGTTGCCGTATTGAAAAGCGCTACATCCGGAAAGACGGCGGATTGCTCTGGGCGGACGTAAACGCAATGCTGTTCCGTGAAAAGGACGGAACGCCGCTTCATTTTCTCGCCTATATCATCGACATCACGGCGCGCAAAAAGGCCGAGGAAATGCTCGGGATGACGTATGCGCGCCTGGAGCGGATCGCCTCGTCGAACGTGGTGGGGGTCGTCCTGGGCGATGCGCGGGGCGGGATTCACGAGGCGAACGACTACTACCTGAACCTGCTGGGACGCACCAGGGATGAATTAGACGCCGGACTGGTTCGGTGGGACGAGATGACACCCCCCGATCACCTGCCCTCCGACGCCCGGGCACTCACGGAGCTCCGCGAACGCGGCATATGCACCCCCTACGAAAAGGAATATATCAGGAAGGACGGCTCCCGGGTATGGGTGCTTATCGCGGACGCGCTGGTACCGGGGCCGGAGGAGAGAATTCTCGCCATCGTCGTGGATATCGACGACCGCAAGCGCGCCGAGGCGAGGATCCACGAGGCGCTCGACGAAAAGGTGATGCTTCTGAAAGAGATTCACCACCGCGTGAAGAACAACCTGCAGGTGATAACGAGCCTCGTGAGCCTGGAGCTCCTGGGGATATCGGACGCGCACGCGATCGCGGCCTTCCAGGACATCCAGAACAGGATCAAGGCCATGGCAATCCTTCACGAGAGGCTTTACCGGTCGGATAATGTCGCGAACATCCTGCTGCGCGACTACGTGGAAGAAATGGCCGAAAACCTCATACGGTCCCTGGCCGTCGATCACGCGAAAATTTCCCTGCGCTGCGAGATGGGGGATCTCAGGCTGGGGCTGGACCAGGCGGTCCCCCTGGGGCTGATACTCAACGAGCTGATCACCAACGCATTGAAGCATGCCTTCCCGGACGGCACGCACGGCGCGATCGTAATCTCCATGACGCGCGACGGCGGGGGAACGAATCGCCTTTCGATAAGGGACGATGGGGCGGGCATGCCGGAGACAGTGGACCCGGAAACCGCCAATTCGCTGGGATTAAGGCTGGTCCGCATGATCACCCAGCAGATTCACGGCACGCTGAAAATCGTCAGGGACGGGGGCACGGAGATCGTGATCCGGTTTAAAAACGGCGAGGCCTGAGGGGGACACACGCTATCGCCGAATCGCCCCCAGCGTCCGCAGCGCCTCGTACACTGACTCCTTTCGGTACGAGGCGTCGTCCCCGGTTTTTATCTCGAGATTGCACGCGAACAGCCATGTGTCGTCGGGCGTTTCCGCGTACCCGACGTACCAGCCCACCGGGGGACGCGCATCGGTCGCGAGCCCGGTCTTGGCGTAGATGCGGCACTCCCCGGCTTTTTCCACGAACATCGCTTCTTTCAGGATCGCGTAATTCTTTTTATCGAACGGGAACTTCTGTGCGATGACGCCCTTCATGAATTCCACCTGCCCGCGCGCCGAAATCCGGAGCGCCCCGTCCAGCCAGAAGCCGTCCGCGGCTCCTCCCGCATCCCCGTTCCCGTAATCCAGGAGCGCGAGGTAGCGGGTGAATTTCTCCCTTCCCACCCGGCGCACGAGCTCCCTGTAGCACCACACGCAGCTCGACCGAAACGCGCTCATGACGGTATGATCGCGGTTCCATTCCGGGCGCCCGCGGTCGGTGCCGTCCCAGCGGAGCACCTCGTTCCCGTCGCGAAGCGCGCCCTCTTCGAGCGAAATGAGCATGTTGGGGATTTTAAAGGTCGATGCGGGAAGAAAGCCCGTGCGCGCGCGTTCCTCGTTATACGTGTATTCCCTCCCGGTGCCCAGCGACTGCACGACAATCGTCGCGTTCAGCCCGCGCTCCTGGAAATATTTTTCCATGAATCCGCCGCGGGCGCAGGCGGTAAGCAGCGAAAGGCACAGAACACACGCATACACAATTTTCATTCCAGTCCTCCTTTACTATGCCGATCCCGGGCAGAACGGTGCGGCCGCGCACGAAGGCGTATCGGCCCTAATCCCTTTCCGTGAGAATGAGTTTCACCGCGAGCGAGACGAATACCGCGCCCGCGATACGATTCAGGATTTTTTCGCCGCGCCCGGAACGCGCGATCCATCGGCCCGCCGTGCCCGCGAGCATGGACAGGAACCCGAACACGACGAGCGTCACGGCGATGAATACCGCGCCCAGCGCGACCAGCTGCAGCGTGATGGACCCGCCGGCCGGGCCCGCGAACTGCGGGAGGAACGCGAGGAAGAATATCGA from Spirochaetota bacterium encodes:
- a CDS encoding PAS domain S-box protein; its protein translation is MRPEYRGYDMEYSALSKAELIRKVERLERILAGQKRETGGSTGKKRNYIPQLEVFRDTVDSIPYPIFSVDSKYRYTGFNAAHKAAMKALYGTDIAPGMSLLECQTVDADREAARRNLDRALKGETVIKEEYSGHSDLSRRYFEISHTPIRDPGGAITGVSVLARDITVEKHAGDARRRSAEQYRYLFNNMLNGMAYCKMIFEDGAPADFIYLEVNAAFESLTGLKDAAGKKVSQVIPGFRESDPGLFEIYDRVARTGIPEVFEMHVKSLDMWFAISVYSPEREFFVAVFDVITLRKQIEAARERALEALRESEYRYGLLVRSLPGMSLHLFDRDHRFLIADGEEIRKAGFTRESIEGHTLEEAYPPDVARLFAPLYDKALQGESTELEMEFGGMHYRQNVVPVRDSRGRVYAGMVISQNVTELAQAEAQRIAVQEALRDSEERFRRAFEMASIGALLASPDKMFKNINDAFCAMMGYSREELMQKNFLEVTHPDDMAATLECSRALLSGEVRSCRIEKRYIRKDGGLLWADVNAMLFREKDGTPLHFLAYIIDITARKKAEEMLGMTYARLERIASSNVVGVVLGDARGGIHEANDYYLNLLGRTRDELDAGLVRWDEMTPPDHLPSDARALTELRERGICTPYEKEYIRKDGSRVWVLIADALVPGPEERILAIVVDIDDRKRAEARIHEALDEKVMLLKEIHHRVKNNLQVITSLVSLELLGISDAHAIAAFQDIQNRIKAMAILHERLYRSDNVANILLRDYVEEMAENLIRSLAVDHAKISLRCEMGDLRLGLDQAVPLGLILNELITNALKHAFPDGTHGAIVISMTRDGGGTNRLSIRDDGAGMPETVDPETANSLGLRLVRMITQQIHGTLKIVRDGGTEIVIRFKNGEA
- the blaOXA gene encoding class D beta-lactamase, which encodes MKIVYACVLCLSLLTACARGGFMEKYFQERGLNATIVVQSLGTGREYTYNEERARTGFLPASTFKIPNMLISLEEGALRDGNEVLRWDGTDRGRPEWNRDHTVMSAFRSSCVWCYRELVRRVGREKFTRYLALLDYGNGDAGGAADGFWLDGALRISARGQVEFMKGVIAQKFPFDKKNYAILKEAMFVEKAGECRIYAKTGLATDARPPVGWYVGYAETPDDTWLFACNLEIKTGDDASYRKESVYEALRTLGAIRR
- a CDS encoding PAS domain S-box protein encodes the protein MPDTTRKTVLLVEDEAILAMAESMTLRDYGFDVITASTGEKAVALVRGGAAVDLVLMDINLGSGMDGTRAARIVLSMRDVPLVFLSSHTEREVVEKTEEITNYGYVVKNTGETVLIASIKMAFKLHEAKRIVQNNENELTAANEELSATIEALEAANEELIAAQSEIMLSERRFQTVADYTYDWEYWIAPDGTVVYISPSCERITGYPAADFIRDPGLFIAIVHPDDRDMMARHFEITTRPGTNGNIFQMDFRIVTRGGSERWIAHVCRPIFAGDGEYLGVRASNRDITERRIAGREREIAVRFLGLINGSAGIDDLVRNSVSFFQEQSGCEAVGIRLRRGEDFPYYEARGFPAEFLRAENSLCARDLKGQMLRDEIGNPVIECMCGNIICGRTDPSKSFFTTDGSFWSNCTTDLLATTTDKDRQTRTRNRCNGEGYESVALIPLKAGEDRLGLLQLNDRRKGRFTSELIGMWTRLAGYLAVALARARADTAVRESEERFRSLFENMLNGFAYCKMEFLDGRPVDFTYLAVNKAFAKQTGLSDVEGKKVSEVIPGIRESDPGIFEIYGRVALTGTPEYFETWVEALKMWFSVSVYSPAREYFVAVFDVITERKRAEEERESALERLRENERLSRLITDNTGDNIWIMDMDLRFTYVSPSIINVRGFTVEEAMAHTIDQVMPPHSAEKAMQVLAQELELEQTGAAPPGRFHRLVLEEYHKDGTLHWLDNTLTFLRDTEGRPSGILGVSRDVTPMKRAEEERERALAQLAESEEKYRALVENVNEVIYTLDREGYFTYVSPVVERLSGFKSEEIIGKNFTDFIHPEDLPGLLSSYEKTMSGGFDPYEYRIFDKDGTVHHIRTSSRLIVKDGVASGITGVMTDITRRKEAESRMREVVEALRKSEEELRLITENMRDTIWLMDMNLQITWLSPSVVKSRGFTMEELIAMPLERHMTPASLERIKSLMGRYLTSETLADPVREITITAELEFIHKDGGTKWTESVVTLLRDERGAPSGFLAVGRDITEKKRMEASLREREEVFEFLARNITDIIWILDLEMHTTYVSPSVEQILGFTPEERKTQPLEQIMTPDSLARCTAKVAAELARDREPGADPDRVTVIEVEYYRKDGSTVWMENSVKSMRDETGAISGMYGVSHDITGRKRAADALKRSEEALEKSLEEKNALLRELQHRVKNSLVMIAGLIGIEAGRIEDQGARSVLMSLRNRVDSIAKLYELLYQSGALRTLRLDEYVARVAHSLSETYITRMNKVALSIECDPIYLDVKQAAPVGLILNELVTNAIKYAFPGDRKGTLSIRLYCAGDGMDLVVEDDGAGPPSGFDVKPPMGSGLHLVSMLAEQLGGTFTFARGEKTVCTVHIPGCVE